One window of Peteryoungia desertarenae genomic DNA carries:
- a CDS encoding monovalent cation/H+ antiporter complex subunit F encodes MIEFLDSFLSTFAAILIAILMVPLTLAAVRMVTGPGYADRFVALDMLTGIAVAIAALTMAATGRREFLDVAFGIALIGFLATCSLSVLLEKKKDNQ; translated from the coding sequence ATGATCGAGTTTCTGGACAGCTTCCTGTCGACTTTCGCCGCCATCCTGATTGCCATCCTGATGGTCCCTCTCACACTGGCAGCCGTGCGCATGGTCACGGGTCCGGGTTATGCCGACCGTTTCGTCGCGCTCGACATGCTGACCGGCATTGCCGTTGCCATCGCAGCACTCACCATGGCCGCCACCGGTCGGCGTGAGTTTCTTGATGTGGCATTCGGTATCGCGCTGATCGGTTTTCTGGCGACGTGCTCGCTTTCTGTGCTGCTTGAGAAGAAGAAGGATAACCAGTGA
- a CDS encoding Na+/H+ antiporter subunit E, translating into MTLLNSIYQSILLGFVFINELVRSSIAVARQVLGNSSDLKPAILAVPLDLRSSAGVTTLANCVSLTPGTTSLHVSEDLNTLYVHVLDAPDPKAVVESIKDTFETRLKEIEG; encoded by the coding sequence ATGACCCTCTTGAACAGTATCTACCAGTCTATCCTTCTGGGCTTTGTCTTCATCAATGAACTGGTGCGCTCATCGATTGCTGTGGCGCGGCAGGTTCTGGGCAACAGCTCGGACCTCAAGCCGGCGATCCTGGCGGTGCCGCTCGATCTGCGCAGCAGCGCCGGTGTGACCACCCTGGCAAACTGCGTCAGCCTCACGCCCGGGACGACATCGCTGCATGTCAGCGAGGACCTGAACACACTCTATGTCCATGTTCTGGACGCACCGGACCCGAAGGCCGTTGTCGAAAGTATCAAGGATACGTTTGAAACCCGTTTGAAGGAGATTGAAGGATGA